The genomic DNA GCGGAGCAAACCACGATGTGGGAGGCTCCAGCTCAGCGACGCAAACTCCCAGCTCCCCCTGCAGCCGGCAGTTCCCGCGTACTTCCTGCGTTTCGTGGAACGCGAACATACGCACGCAGGGCAGTTTGTCCACCACGCTGTAGTCGTCCCAGTCCCTCCCAGAGATGTAGAACAGCACCTGGATCCTGGGCTTGTCCAGGTGGATCTTCTGTCTCAGGATGAAGGTCTGAACCTTCCAGTTGAAGGTGAAGAGCGTGGAGGAGGCGATGAAAGAGCCTGGAGGCTGGAGGAGCTCCGGAGGAACGGGCTGCTCCACAGAGAGCGAGCCGTAGCTGGCTCTGAGGGTTGGAGGTTTCCTGGCCTGGTGGATGAAGAAGGGTTCGGTCCTCGAGAGGAAGCTCGAGTTGCGCATGAAGTCCTGCGTGGCCTCCTTCAGCAAGAACGACGACTCGGAGTTGAGGAGCTGGTAATTGACGGGCAGGTAGGTGGGCGAGGAGGAGTAACGCGGGAGCGTCTCTGGGATTCGGCTTTCTGCAACTGACACAGAGAAGAGACGTGAAGGTCAGAAGGCTGGTATCATGTGGACACCTAAACCAACAATGTCAGGAAATGGATGGACATTGGTTACCATGACTCTTTCACAGACAACAtctatttaaaacaataaaccAAACGCAAAATCCGTTTTGGTCACCATACGAACATCtcggacttcagttcccatcagccccaTTAGACACGTGACCGTGTCACACGCTCTTCCTCTCCTGCTGATCGCACTCACCTGGACTGTGTTTCCTCCTCGATTATTGTCCTTATTTAAGTCCTGATATTCCCCTGTCGCTAAGCTGCTAAGTCTCTGTTCTCGTCTTGCACGGGTTATGACCCTTGCTTTGACTTTGCacgttttgtttgcttgttatAAAATGAGAAAGTCTGGACTTTCATCCGTCTTCACCGCTACCACTTCATCAGACGCTTTATCACTTCTCACTGACGTTTATTTCACGACACGGATGACTGTACGTCTGCAGGACTCGAGTCCGGTCCCGTGATGTTATCTGTATTGATTCGGACTCGACTCGGTCTTGGGCTTTAGGTCTCGCTAAACATGGTCTTAGTCACGATTGAGAGTTTGtaaagatattaaataaataaataaataaataaataaataaataaataaataaataaataataacaccaATTGGTTTCGAAACCTCATCCGTCTCCGACTCCAATCACCATGCACGTAGAAAATATAATACAGATACGTGGATACGCGATCGTccattttcattttacattttaaattttttttaaatgtgctttattgcTTAAGAATTAGCATTAGCGCTTTAGCGCTCGTCCCTGTGGATTAGACCTGAGCTGTTTATTGAGTGTAATCATCCTAGCTGAAGGCTATCATACCCTCTGGATCACAGCCGACAGCacacacatcgatcttacgtcACACGCTGCTGCTGAGGAGACTGATGAGTTCAGCGGTCCTGACACACTACACACCCCTCCCCCCAATccacccccatccccccaccACACGAGAGAGAAAACTTTAGTTTGAGCCCTTTATGAGGATCTTAAAGTCGCTGTACATGAACGTAACTCGCACGCATTCCTCACACGCACAGTTTTCTTACAGAATCCCCGACCCGGGACGTCACGTCATTTCTGTGTAAACATCGACGTGAAACGCGTCCGGGTTGTGAATAATTGTAAGTGGATATGaataattgtaagtcgctctggataacggCGTCTGCCGAGTACCTGGCGTCTCAAACGTGAACAGAAACGGCAGATCatagcaccaaaaaaaaaaaaatccaaataaaataaaataaatccttaGACCGTGTTTTAACGCGGCGACGGATCACGTGGTGAAGAGTTCAataaggagaaagagagaattcAGGGTTGTTCACCGAAGCGTTATCGTTATCCTCGACCTCACGGAGCGTGATCCGGCCAGGGATATTACTGACgatttaatcaattaatcaactaaattaaattaaaaaaaacagagagataaAACTCAGTTAATAAGAGTTAATGAACAGCTGGAAAagacagatattaaataaagacAGGTGGAAGAGTTAATGAAACTTTTAATCAGAAAGAAATCATAATAACTGAtatataaaagattaaaaaaataccGTGTTGAGAAAAttatgcgaagaaaaaaaaaactgcgacACAAATAAATGACTTTATTAAGGAATATACGAAATGAACCGATTAAGCAAAATGTCAACCGAAACCTGAAAATGATCCCAGTATTAAAGTTCACATATTAACGTTAATTACGAATATTAATGATGAGTTAATGATAAATTATTACCTAGTTTCATTCCCGGCTGTAATTTATAGTGATATGGACTCGGTCTCGTTAAAGTCACTCAGAAAATccgtctgctaaatgaaatgcgatggatttttttaaaaatcgaaaGAAAATATCGACCGACTGTCATGTGATTCATGGCATCGTAGCAGATATTTATGCTAATGCGCTAATCGCACTCACacaaaaatatcaaaatttttaaaaagtttacatttttttaaaattctcacGTATTTGAAGCGCAAGAGATAgatatttgcataaagttaaacacTCAGCCACGCCCGTTTTGGTGGCCCCGCCCACAGCAAGGTGTCTGAAATTCTGTTCAACTGTAGAATAATGtgaattatttatcattttgttAAAGAAGTGCCGCTGTCTGAAGGCTGGAGGGTCACACCTCGGGTCCTGCGAGCTTTTAAACGCGGGGCTAATTACAGCCGAAGCACTCGTCGACCTTGCGATCTCTCTCTCGTTCGCGCTCTCATTCTCCTCCCCGCTCGTTCGCCGTGTACGGATGGATAGCGAGTCTGATTCGCAGATATTTATGATCAGTCAGAGCCGGGTGATTTACGCAGCGCGGACGCGGACGTGGCAGAGAGTACTTAAACACCCGAGCCTTTCACTCGGTGACTAATGGAGGGTGTGTCCTGAGGAAATGTGTCACGGAAAAACAAACACGGATAAACAACACAAAGACGCAAGGACGCAAACACATTCCTCAGTGTCCACCCTGATTCCCGGTCAGATGGATTACTGAGACTGGGGGAAGGGGGGGTGTGGAGGACAAACCTCTCATCCTGGATTAAAACACAAGTAATAAACCAAATTGGCTGGATTAAACTTTCCTGTACATCAGCGCTGCTGGACTCTGGGCTGTATTAACACacttatggtttctatagtgcCAGTCCCCAGTTTCTATAGTGCCAGTCCCCAGTTTCTATAGTGCCAGTCCCCAGTTTCTATAGTGCCAGTCCCCAGTTTCTATAATGCCAGTCCCCAGTTTCTATAGTGCCAGTCCCCAGTTTCTATAATGCCAGTCCCCAGTTTCTGTAATGCCAGTCCCCAGTTTCTATAGTGCCAGTCCCCAGTTTCTATAGTGCCAGTCCCCAGTTTCTATAGTGCCAGTCCCCAGTTTCTATAGTGCCAGTCCCCAGTTTCTATAGTGCCAGTCCCCAGTTTCTATAGTGCCAGTCCCCAGTTTCTATAATGCCAGTCCCCAGTTTCTATAGTGCCAGTCCCCAGTTTCTATAGTGCCAGTCCCCAGTTTCTGTAATGCCAGTCCCCAGTTTCTATAGTGCCAGTCCCCAGTTTCTATAATGCCAGTCCCCAGTCCCCATAGTGCCAGTCCCCAGTTTCTATAGTGCCAGTCCCCAGTTTCTGTAATGCCAGTCCCCATAGTGCCAGTCCCCAGTTTCTATAGTGCCAGTCCCCAGTTTCTGTAATGCCAGTCCCCATAGTGCCAGTCCCCAGTTTCTATAGTGCCAGTCCCCAGTTTCTGTAATGCCAGTCCCCATAGTGCCAGTCCCCAGTTTCTATAGTGCCAGTCCCCAGTTTCTGTAATGCCAGTCCCCATAGTGCCAGTCCCCAGTTTCTATAGTGCCAGTCCACAGTTCTATAGTGCCAGTCCCCAGTTTCTGTAATGCCAGTCCCCAGTTTCTGTAATGCCAGTCCCCAGTTTCTATAGTGCCAGTCCCCAGTTTCTATAGTGCCAGTCCCCAGTTTCTATAGTGCCAGTCCCCAGTTTCTATAGTGCCAGTCCCCAGTTTCTATAGTGCCAGTCCCCATAGTGCCAGTCCCCAGTTTCTATAGTGCCAGTCCCCAGTTTTTATAGTGCCAGTCCCCAGTTTCTATAGTGCCAGTCCCCAGTTTCTATAGTGCCAGTCCCCAGTTTCTATAGTGCCAGTCCCCAGTTTCTATAATGCCAGTCCCCAGTTTTTATAGTGCCAGTCCCCAGTTTTTATAATGCCAGTCCCCAGTTTCTATAGTGCCAGTCCCCAGTTTCTATAATGCCAGTCCTCTGTTGTACGTTTTCCGCTTCACATGACAagttaaaatgtaactataaacagataaaactcTGCTTCATCGCATCACatcatcactgattattttgcTCTAACCGCATCaccctgagtgttttattcctttatcgCAGTGTTGGGCTGAATTTTACACCATTTCTAAAACATTACTGACAGATCTTTATGATTTTCacaacaaacagagagagagagagagagagagagagagagagagagagagagagagagagagagagacagaggaatgCCATTGTTCCTATTATACTCTCTTAGTCCAAAAacaagaaagagacagagagacagacagagagagagacagagagagatagacagacagacagacagacagacagacagacagatagatagatagatagatcacaGTGATGTATGAGGATAATGATCGGACATGATGACTCAGGGTCACATGACATATTACGTATTGATTATTGGAACACATCTAGGCCATAAAACAGCAAAACAATTAGTACTCATGAGGCAGCCCCTGGGCCCTGAGCGACTCTGAAAATCCAGTCTAGACATCAAAACAAATCACAGCGCGAGCGTTAATTTATGCCCGTAAGCTCGGTTGATTCTGTTAAACTCCTGCAGAGACTCAATTGGAAGCTGTCGTGAATGTTTGCTAgcggtggggggaaaaaagaaggcAAATAGCCG from Ictalurus punctatus breed USDA103 unplaced genomic scaffold, Coco_2.0 tig00006827, whole genome shotgun sequence includes the following:
- the LOC128631463 gene encoding transmembrane protein 132C, giving the protein AESRIPETLPRYSSSPTYLPVNYQLLNSESSFLLKEATQDFMRNSSFLSRTEPFFIHQARKPPTLRASYGSLSVEQPVPPELLQPPGSFIASSTLFTFNWKVQTFILRQKIHLDKPRIQVLFYISGRDWDDYSVVDKLPCVRMFAFHETQEVRGNCRLQGELGVCVAELEPPTSWFAPPTVIPGRQKISDLPEGNQVALYYSLRSAQNGQCLGKDPGFRNPGQPGSQEDLFGSTTSTPMKRIGTVRLFRTPADPELSEQRVDGNFAVLVPSAPVRPRESVSAYVAVSPYSPVEMFTLRVKLKDGVTFLGARPCNPMLWMISQDVRVEGHRVVTLHCRKKESSYAQRSELSLKWFFV